From one Microbacterium sp. 10M-3C3 genomic stretch:
- a CDS encoding type 1 glutamine amidotransferase, which yields MTAIQPDPRGDLDRFAAMLHAESVELTVIRPFDGDPVPPTIDGDGLIVLGGGMGVHDVDAYPFLSDIKSLLRRTVADTTPTLGICLGAQLLADALGGEVRPGDAGLESGMVTIHWAAAAADDPLVHELRDPFSMPAMHFDGIVRLPDEAVLLGTGNAYPHQMFRVGSAAWGVQFHPEITPARFRSWRDGAPEGARDLYDAHSDVFERNDDQVLAGSQQLARRFAHIVRAS from the coding sequence GTGACCGCCATCCAGCCGGACCCCCGAGGAGATCTAGACCGATTCGCCGCCATGTTGCACGCGGAGAGCGTCGAGTTGACCGTCATCCGCCCTTTCGATGGCGATCCCGTCCCACCAACGATCGACGGAGACGGACTGATCGTGCTCGGCGGCGGCATGGGGGTGCATGACGTTGACGCGTACCCGTTCCTCTCGGATATCAAGTCGCTCCTGCGGCGCACAGTTGCGGACACCACGCCCACGCTGGGAATCTGTCTCGGCGCCCAGCTGCTCGCCGACGCGCTGGGAGGAGAAGTGCGTCCGGGTGATGCCGGGCTCGAGAGCGGGATGGTGACGATCCACTGGGCGGCCGCAGCAGCCGACGACCCGCTGGTCCATGAACTCCGCGACCCTTTCTCGATGCCGGCGATGCATTTCGACGGCATCGTCCGGCTCCCCGATGAAGCCGTTCTCCTCGGCACCGGCAACGCTTACCCTCATCAGATGTTCCGGGTGGGCTCGGCTGCGTGGGGTGTGCAGTTCCACCCCGAGATCACACCGGCTCGATTCCGCTCTTGGCGCGACGGCGCCCCAGAAGGAGCACGGGACTTGTACGACGCCCACAGTGACGTCTTCGAGCGAAATGACGATCAGGTGCTGGCCGGCTCACAGCAGCTAGCCCGCAGGTTCGCCCATATCGTCCGGGCTAGCTGA
- a CDS encoding SDR family oxidoreductase, with product MSNRFEGRFAAVTGAASGNGRAIAEKLLADGATLAAIDLNPDALESVFGDRPEILQVQADVADQQSVKAGFEQIADAFGRLDILVNNAGIVKFGTFEELSQAEWDQVFAVNSTGPFLVSQAAYPLLRAGDADHTRAIVNITSVEAHIVISSSGHPQIHYNASKGALLQLTRALAVEAAAAGIRVNAVAPGFIETPFTAEALAKDEVRDWLLERTPLGRIGKPEDVANGVAFLASDEASWITGSTLFVDGGWTVY from the coding sequence ATGAGCAACCGATTCGAAGGACGCTTCGCCGCCGTCACCGGAGCCGCCTCAGGCAACGGTCGAGCGATCGCCGAGAAGCTTCTCGCGGACGGCGCTACCCTCGCCGCCATCGACCTGAATCCGGACGCGTTGGAAAGCGTCTTCGGAGACAGGCCCGAGATACTCCAGGTCCAGGCCGACGTCGCCGACCAGCAATCCGTGAAGGCGGGGTTCGAGCAGATCGCCGACGCATTCGGACGACTCGACATCCTGGTCAACAACGCCGGCATCGTGAAATTCGGAACCTTCGAGGAGTTGTCGCAGGCTGAGTGGGACCAGGTGTTCGCGGTTAATTCGACCGGACCGTTCCTCGTCTCGCAGGCGGCTTACCCCCTCCTGCGAGCAGGCGACGCGGATCACACCCGCGCTATCGTCAACATCACCTCCGTCGAAGCCCACATCGTGATCTCCAGCAGCGGGCATCCGCAGATCCACTACAACGCGTCCAAGGGTGCCCTGCTGCAGCTGACCCGCGCTCTCGCGGTCGAAGCAGCCGCTGCCGGCATCCGCGTGAACGCCGTCGCACCAGGATTCATCGAGACCCCGTTCACGGCAGAAGCGCTGGCCAAGGACGAGGTCCGCGACTGGTTGCTCGAGCGGACGCCGCTGGGACGAATCGGCAAGCCGGAGGACGTTGCGAACGGAGTCGCCTTCCTCGCCTCCGACGAAGCCAGCTGGATCACCGGATCCACGCTCTTCGTCGACGGTGGATGGACCGTGTACTGA
- a CDS encoding APC family permease — translation MATNTTPSSGTREGSTDLLKGSIRFLTIVLMVTAAAAPLVVVSTYIPISYGFGSGFATSLTYVAATLILLVFSVGFAQMAKRITAAGAFYNFTAQGLGKPVGLGAGWTVMAAYSMIVPAISGGFGYFTALMLQNYLGWSIPWWVCSIAGVAIMWLISYFKVTVAGRVLGIALTLEILVVFVVATSIVVQGGAQGQMPQVFNPVGFLAAPAIGIGFFFAFWSWIGFETTAIYGEETTDPKKAVPRATYIAVITLGVFYSYVAYAGIVGFGDDTVTQAQNLVGDYFFALTDMYTWHFMRVLLDFLVITSFFACAFAFHNNASRYLFSMGRDHILPRSLGRTHPTHKSPYVANGVQALVAIVVISLFALAGADPLLQLGSWLPIFCTAGVVFVQFLVSLAVIAYFNRVGRSGAGELWKTLVAPLVGALAQAVVLILLIVYIPFLAGDSVLVVNLIPIYVLAIAAGGTGYAFYLRKRRPERYARIGTIYDEEELPDALAVPLEGGGTDTRS, via the coding sequence ATGGCGACGAATACCACCCCATCATCGGGAACACGGGAGGGCTCGACCGACCTCCTCAAAGGTTCCATCCGCTTCCTGACGATCGTACTCATGGTCACGGCAGCAGCGGCGCCGCTGGTCGTCGTCTCCACGTACATCCCCATCTCATACGGATTCGGATCAGGGTTTGCAACATCCCTGACCTATGTGGCCGCAACCCTGATCCTGCTGGTCTTCTCCGTCGGCTTCGCGCAGATGGCCAAGCGCATCACCGCGGCAGGCGCGTTCTACAACTTCACCGCTCAAGGATTGGGCAAGCCCGTCGGTCTCGGCGCCGGCTGGACGGTCATGGCCGCGTACAGCATGATCGTCCCGGCGATCAGTGGAGGATTCGGGTACTTCACCGCACTCATGCTGCAGAACTACCTGGGATGGAGTATCCCCTGGTGGGTGTGCAGCATCGCCGGAGTCGCCATCATGTGGCTGATCTCCTACTTCAAGGTCACCGTCGCCGGACGAGTTCTCGGGATCGCTCTCACGCTGGAGATTCTGGTCGTATTCGTCGTAGCCACCTCGATCGTCGTCCAGGGAGGTGCGCAGGGCCAGATGCCGCAGGTGTTCAACCCGGTCGGATTCCTCGCCGCCCCCGCGATCGGCATCGGCTTCTTCTTCGCCTTCTGGTCATGGATCGGCTTCGAGACGACCGCGATCTACGGTGAAGAGACCACCGACCCGAAGAAGGCCGTGCCGCGCGCCACCTACATCGCTGTGATCACACTCGGTGTGTTCTACAGCTATGTCGCTTACGCGGGGATCGTCGGTTTCGGCGACGACACCGTCACGCAAGCGCAAAACCTCGTCGGCGACTACTTCTTCGCCCTCACCGACATGTACACCTGGCACTTCATGCGCGTGCTCCTGGACTTCCTCGTCATCACCAGCTTCTTCGCATGCGCATTCGCGTTCCACAACAACGCCTCCCGGTACTTGTTCTCCATGGGGCGCGACCACATCCTCCCCCGCAGCCTCGGTCGCACCCACCCCACCCATAAATCCCCGTACGTTGCGAACGGCGTGCAGGCGCTGGTGGCGATCGTGGTGATCTCCCTGTTCGCGCTCGCAGGCGCCGATCCGCTGCTGCAACTCGGCAGCTGGTTGCCGATCTTCTGCACCGCAGGCGTGGTGTTCGTGCAGTTCCTCGTCTCGCTGGCGGTGATCGCCTACTTCAACCGGGTGGGACGCTCCGGTGCGGGCGAGCTGTGGAAGACGCTCGTCGCACCGCTGGTGGGTGCGCTGGCGCAAGCGGTCGTGCTGATCCTGCTGATCGTCTACATCCCATTCCTGGCCGGCGACAGCGTGCTCGTGGTCAATCTGATCCCGATCTATGTGCTCGCCATCGCCGCCGGCGGCACCGGTTACGCGTTCTACTTGCGCAAGCGGCGCCCCGAACGATACGCCAGGATCGGCACGATCTACGACGAAGAAGAACTCCCGGATGCGCTAGCCGTCCCGCTGGAAGGGGGCGGAACCGACACCCGTAGCTGA
- a CDS encoding aldehyde dehydrogenase family protein has protein sequence MTEQTIPVWNPATATRIGEVHAYSHSEVDDAIARAVDAQRVWAALPIGRRQQFLYDLADSIDVHRDELATLESQDVGKPLRAALAEAESVASVFRYYAGTIDKLTGETIPVDGGVAMTFREPVGVVGVITPWNFPLPIASWSIAPALAAGNAVISKPASLTPLSARRLGELAAELTPVPDLLQVVTGGGSTVGGALIDDPRVGKISFTGSTEVGRSILASSAATMKRVTLELGGKSANIVFADADVDKAAFAAPWAVFDNTGQDCCARSRILVQRSVVDRFLEGFIDATRALRIGDPAQLTTDLGPLVSAEHRQSVQTFLDADLDVVYAGEAPEGPGFWMAPHIAVDPAAATRAARDEIFGPVAVVIPFDTEEEAVRLANDTIYGLSGSIWTNDVGRALRVARGVESGTLSINSNSSIRVQVPFGGFKQSGVGRELGMEGVRSFTEHKSIFISTAS, from the coding sequence ATGACCGAGCAGACCATTCCCGTGTGGAACCCGGCGACCGCAACACGGATCGGCGAGGTGCACGCCTACAGCCACTCTGAGGTCGACGACGCGATCGCGCGTGCCGTCGACGCGCAGCGCGTGTGGGCCGCCCTGCCGATCGGTCGACGCCAGCAGTTTCTCTACGATCTCGCGGACTCGATCGACGTCCATCGTGACGAGCTGGCGACACTCGAGTCGCAGGACGTAGGCAAACCGCTGCGAGCCGCGCTAGCCGAAGCGGAAAGCGTCGCCAGCGTGTTCCGCTACTACGCCGGCACGATCGACAAGCTCACCGGCGAGACCATCCCGGTCGACGGCGGTGTCGCCATGACCTTCCGTGAGCCGGTCGGAGTGGTGGGTGTGATCACCCCGTGGAACTTCCCGCTCCCCATCGCGAGTTGGAGCATCGCCCCCGCACTGGCGGCAGGCAACGCCGTGATCAGTAAGCCTGCCAGCCTCACACCGCTCTCTGCCAGGCGTCTGGGTGAACTGGCCGCAGAGCTCACTCCGGTCCCCGACCTGCTCCAAGTGGTCACCGGCGGTGGTAGCACCGTCGGCGGTGCACTCATCGACGACCCCCGAGTCGGCAAGATCAGTTTCACCGGTTCCACCGAAGTGGGCCGGTCGATCCTCGCATCCAGCGCCGCCACGATGAAGCGAGTAACCCTCGAACTCGGCGGTAAATCCGCGAACATCGTGTTCGCCGACGCCGACGTCGACAAAGCCGCCTTCGCCGCACCCTGGGCAGTGTTCGACAACACCGGTCAGGACTGCTGTGCCCGCAGCCGAATCCTTGTGCAGCGATCTGTAGTCGACCGGTTCCTCGAGGGATTCATCGACGCGACCCGGGCACTGCGGATCGGAGATCCCGCACAGCTGACAACCGACCTGGGCCCGCTGGTCTCCGCCGAACACCGCCAGAGCGTGCAGACCTTCCTGGATGCCGATCTGGACGTGGTGTACGCCGGTGAAGCGCCCGAGGGGCCTGGATTCTGGATGGCGCCTCATATCGCCGTCGACCCGGCAGCCGCCACACGCGCCGCCCGGGACGAGATCTTCGGCCCGGTCGCCGTCGTGATCCCATTCGATACCGAAGAAGAAGCGGTGCGGCTCGCGAACGACACGATCTACGGGCTTAGCGGATCCATTTGGACCAACGACGTCGGACGCGCACTGCGCGTCGCCCGCGGAGTGGAAAGCGGCACACTGTCCATCAACTCCAACTCCTCCATCCGAGTACAAGTTCCGTTCGGCGGTTTCAAACAGTCCGGCGTCGGCCGGGAATTGGGCATGGAAGGTGTCCGCAGCTTCACGGAACACAAGTCGATCTTCATCAGCACCGCATCATGA
- a CDS encoding gamma-glutamyl-gamma-aminobutyrate hydrolase family protein (Members of this family of hydrolases with an active site Cys residue belong to MEROPS family C26.), translating to MDRVLMPTPLIAVSAERLPRDSAFGVRDSTLQVLEYAEAVVSAGGRPAILPATETIPGDLLDGFSGLLLTGGGDLSPEMYGQEPDDRVYGISPIRDRFETALVHEAQRRGLPVLAICRGLQLINVLRGGTLIQHVDGHWQTRPSNEFDHEITVVPESRLAATIGGTAMGVNSYHHQSIDKLGADLNVVAWAGPVIEAFEDPVHDLIAVQWHPEHLFRNSPHNHALFEDLVRRASAHKEGKPVHVGT from the coding sequence ATGGACCGTGTACTGATGCCGACACCATTGATCGCCGTCAGCGCCGAACGGCTGCCCCGCGACTCAGCGTTCGGCGTCCGCGACTCCACGCTGCAAGTTCTGGAGTACGCGGAGGCCGTCGTCTCCGCAGGTGGAAGGCCCGCGATCCTTCCCGCCACCGAGACCATTCCCGGTGATCTGCTGGACGGCTTCTCGGGACTGCTGCTAACCGGTGGAGGGGACCTGTCTCCCGAGATGTACGGTCAGGAACCAGACGACAGGGTGTACGGCATCAGCCCGATCCGAGACCGGTTCGAAACCGCTCTGGTGCACGAAGCGCAGCGGCGGGGATTGCCGGTACTGGCGATCTGCCGCGGTCTGCAGCTGATCAACGTACTCCGCGGCGGCACCCTGATCCAGCACGTCGACGGGCACTGGCAGACCAGACCGTCGAACGAATTCGACCATGAGATCACCGTCGTCCCCGAGTCACGGCTCGCTGCGACGATCGGTGGCACAGCCATGGGCGTCAACAGCTACCACCACCAGTCGATCGACAAGCTGGGGGCGGACCTGAACGTCGTGGCCTGGGCCGGGCCTGTCATCGAAGCCTTCGAAGATCCCGTACACGATCTGATCGCCGTGCAATGGCATCCCGAGCATCTGTTCCGCAACTCACCCCACAATCACGCACTCTTCGAGGATCTCGTCCGAAGAGCCAGCGCACACAAGGAAGGGAAACCCGTTCATGTCGGAACGTGA
- a CDS encoding glutamine synthetase family protein, translated as MNNEVPIEDPHQFVDEFIKEHDIKVFKIGGADIDGLWRGKRISARYFSDAAHAAGTNICNILFGWDLQDELIPDLTYTGWHTGYPDVNLRPDLSTLRVAAGEPGVATVLCDMYEPDGTPLEMSPRGVLRRVIERAERLGYQPIAAYEFEFYLFEGSPRELARRHWRDLEPINAGNHTYSVYRDSGTDHVIGLIRDRLVELGVFIETSNSEHGAGQFEVNIHYSDAMTAADSALLLKHTVKEIAAQHGLTASFMAKINADQAGSSGHVHQSLRSTSDGSALFSNSATELSELGMSYLAGLVAGARELTALYLPTVNSYKRVEGGQWAGSSSTWGLDNRTVAIRSIPSTGPGARVENRIPGADANPYLAIAANIASGLYGIEQQLSAPPAVVGNAYEKDTDASLRLPNTLQSAI; from the coding sequence ATGAACAATGAGGTTCCCATCGAAGACCCGCACCAGTTCGTCGACGAGTTCATCAAGGAACACGACATCAAGGTCTTCAAGATTGGCGGAGCCGACATCGATGGGCTGTGGCGGGGCAAGCGCATCTCAGCGCGCTACTTCAGCGACGCCGCCCACGCGGCCGGAACCAACATCTGCAACATTCTTTTCGGGTGGGATCTGCAGGACGAACTGATCCCCGATCTCACCTACACCGGATGGCACACCGGATACCCGGACGTGAACCTGCGGCCGGATCTGAGCACTCTCCGGGTCGCTGCGGGAGAGCCGGGAGTAGCCACGGTTCTCTGCGACATGTATGAGCCCGACGGCACTCCGTTGGAGATGTCTCCTCGCGGCGTGCTGCGACGAGTGATCGAGCGTGCCGAACGACTCGGTTATCAGCCGATCGCGGCCTACGAGTTCGAGTTCTACCTCTTCGAAGGCAGCCCGCGCGAGCTCGCCCGCCGCCACTGGCGCGACCTCGAGCCGATCAACGCCGGCAACCACACCTACAGCGTGTATCGCGACAGCGGCACCGACCATGTGATCGGTCTCATCCGTGACCGCCTTGTCGAACTCGGCGTATTCATCGAGACGAGCAACAGCGAGCACGGAGCCGGGCAGTTCGAGGTCAATATCCACTACTCGGACGCGATGACGGCAGCCGACAGCGCCCTGCTCCTCAAGCACACCGTCAAGGAGATCGCCGCCCAGCACGGGCTGACCGCGTCGTTCATGGCGAAGATCAACGCAGACCAGGCCGGCTCGTCCGGTCACGTGCACCAGAGCCTGCGCAGCACCTCAGACGGCTCCGCCCTGTTCTCGAACTCCGCAACAGAACTGAGCGAACTGGGCATGTCGTACCTCGCCGGGCTGGTTGCAGGAGCACGCGAACTGACCGCGCTGTATCTGCCCACCGTCAACTCGTACAAGCGCGTGGAAGGCGGCCAGTGGGCGGGCTCCAGCTCCACCTGGGGCCTGGACAACCGCACCGTCGCGATCCGCAGCATCCCCTCCACCGGCCCAGGCGCGCGAGTGGAGAACCGCATCCCCGGTGCCGACGCGAATCCGTACCTGGCGATCGCCGCCAACATCGCCTCTGGGCTCTACGGCATCGAGCAGCAGCTGAGCGCACCGCCAGCGGTCGTCGGCAACGCCTACGAGAAGGACACCGACGCCTCGCTGCGGCTGCCCAACACCCTCCAGTCAGCAATCTAA
- a CDS encoding ferredoxin gives MAEVWVDPARCQGHARCFMLAPETFFIDDEGYGHVIEGREGSYEEENVRKAIRNCPERAIKVIGADVTS, from the coding sequence ATGGCCGAAGTCTGGGTAGACCCCGCCCGATGCCAAGGACACGCCCGCTGCTTCATGCTCGCACCAGAGACGTTCTTCATCGACGACGAGGGCTACGGGCACGTCATTGAGGGCAGGGAGGGATCCTACGAGGAGGAGAACGTCCGCAAAGCGATACGCAACTGTCCGGAACGTGCGATCAAAGTCATCGGAGCCGACGTCACCTCATGA
- a CDS encoding cytochrome P450, translated as MSERDEVVDFDFHGKALDTIFDDYQVMLESKPVGHSSRYGGFWYIAKSDDIFDAEQDPDTWSVGPSMLLPSFGTDMPLIPIDIDPPTHAGFRKILLPMFTPMAINKLEPGMHTTAQELAREVNEAFASNDVVDAAALFARPYPTIIFSRLAGYPEEDWPMFDQWVDDIIYQRTKYPETAHRAGDDLVEYVKRLIADGRAGINKGGIMGDLLTATVDGRPLTDDELISYGFLLFLAGLDTTAWAIRSSLWYLAGNKEAQSLLRNDPERIPDAAEEILRTLSPVQAMARTAKKDTVVRGEQIKAGERVVLVFGAGNRDPEVYENPHEIDITRENNRHLAFGGGIHRCLGSNLGRKELVISLEHFLQTIPEFELAADEPWHGVGPLRLRLTGAQ; from the coding sequence ATGTCGGAACGTGACGAGGTCGTGGACTTCGACTTTCACGGCAAAGCGCTAGACACCATCTTCGACGACTACCAGGTCATGCTGGAGTCCAAGCCAGTCGGCCACAGCTCCCGATACGGCGGCTTCTGGTACATCGCCAAGAGCGACGACATCTTCGACGCCGAACAGGATCCAGACACCTGGTCCGTGGGGCCGTCCATGCTGTTGCCCTCCTTCGGAACGGACATGCCGCTCATCCCGATCGACATCGACCCGCCCACCCATGCCGGATTCCGCAAGATCCTGTTGCCGATGTTCACCCCGATGGCGATCAACAAGCTCGAGCCCGGGATGCACACCACCGCGCAGGAACTGGCGCGCGAGGTGAACGAGGCGTTCGCCAGCAATGACGTCGTCGACGCGGCGGCGCTGTTCGCCAGACCCTACCCGACGATCATCTTCAGCCGCCTTGCCGGATACCCCGAGGAAGACTGGCCGATGTTCGACCAGTGGGTGGACGACATCATCTATCAGCGGACGAAGTATCCGGAGACCGCCCACCGCGCCGGCGACGACCTGGTCGAATACGTGAAGCGGCTGATCGCCGACGGCCGGGCCGGTATCAACAAGGGCGGCATCATGGGCGATCTGCTCACCGCCACCGTCGACGGGAGACCGCTCACCGACGACGAGCTCATCTCCTACGGGTTCCTGCTTTTCTTGGCCGGGCTGGACACCACCGCGTGGGCGATCCGTTCCTCGCTGTGGTATCTCGCCGGTAACAAGGAAGCGCAATCACTGCTCCGCAATGACCCGGAACGCATCCCCGACGCCGCCGAGGAGATCCTGCGTACCCTGTCACCGGTGCAGGCAATGGCCCGCACCGCCAAGAAGGACACCGTCGTGCGTGGCGAGCAGATCAAAGCCGGCGAACGCGTCGTCCTCGTCTTCGGGGCCGGAAACCGTGACCCCGAGGTATACGAGAACCCACACGAGATCGACATCACCCGGGAAAACAACCGGCACCTCGCGTTCGGCGGCGGCATCCACCGCTGCCTCGGCTCCAACCTGGGGCGCAAAGAGCTCGTGATCTCGCTCGAGCACTTCCTGCAGACCATCCCGGAATTCGAACTCGCCGCCGACGAGCCTTGGCACGGAGTGGGCCCGTTGCGGCTTCGACTGACAGGAGCACAGTGA
- a CDS encoding alcohol dehydrogenase catalytic domain-containing protein, with translation MIARHVEEDTMPRIPVCAAVLTAAGQSLRIETLLLDEPRTGEVLVRTAAAGLCHSDLHYLTGVLDIPTPAVLGHEVAGVVESVGDGVRRVKAGDRVVVTITPSCGQCASCVSGYATRCERVSELRKRSEPLLTDTAGNAVTSLGAIGAFAEAVVVPESALAVVGDLDPIGACLLGCCISTGVGAVMHGAAVSPADTVAVIGCGGVGMAIIQGARISGASRIIALDVSPGKLELARVLGASDVLNPTVDNARDAVLSIVPGGVTRSFEAVGRPETAELAFSLLAPGGVATVLGLMPPGSRIGLDAVALIEGDRRIQGAYMGSNRFLADLGPLLEHCRRGSFDLDAMVTSVIDLERINEGFAAMRGPSSIRTVVSFAEGIAA, from the coding sequence GTGATCGCCCGTCACGTCGAAGAGGACACCATGCCACGCATCCCTGTCTGCGCCGCGGTGCTCACAGCCGCCGGTCAGTCGTTGCGGATCGAGACGTTGCTTCTCGATGAACCCAGAACGGGTGAGGTGCTGGTGCGCACCGCTGCTGCCGGCCTGTGTCACAGCGATCTGCACTACCTGACCGGCGTCTTAGATATTCCGACCCCGGCTGTGCTCGGTCATGAAGTGGCGGGAGTCGTCGAGTCTGTCGGCGATGGAGTGCGACGGGTGAAAGCCGGTGACCGCGTGGTGGTGACGATCACCCCTAGTTGCGGTCAATGCGCGTCCTGCGTCAGCGGCTATGCGACGCGGTGCGAACGAGTGTCCGAGTTGCGGAAGCGCTCCGAGCCGCTTCTCACCGACACCGCCGGGAACGCCGTGACATCGCTTGGTGCTATCGGCGCATTCGCAGAGGCGGTCGTCGTCCCCGAATCGGCGCTGGCGGTGGTAGGCGATCTCGATCCGATCGGCGCATGCCTGCTGGGTTGCTGCATCAGCACCGGGGTCGGTGCCGTCATGCACGGCGCTGCTGTCAGTCCCGCCGACACGGTCGCCGTCATCGGCTGCGGCGGGGTGGGGATGGCGATCATTCAGGGCGCACGAATCAGCGGCGCCAGCCGGATCATCGCTCTGGACGTGTCGCCGGGCAAACTCGAACTGGCCCGTGTTCTCGGGGCATCGGATGTGTTGAACCCCACCGTGGACAACGCACGTGACGCAGTGCTCTCCATCGTCCCCGGCGGGGTTACCCGCAGCTTCGAGGCGGTGGGTCGGCCGGAGACGGCGGAACTGGCGTTCTCTCTTCTTGCTCCCGGTGGTGTCGCGACGGTGCTAGGACTGATGCCGCCTGGATCCCGCATCGGTCTCGATGCCGTCGCCCTGATCGAGGGTGATCGACGCATTCAGGGCGCTTACATGGGGTCGAACCGCTTTCTCGCCGACCTCGGCCCGCTGCTCGAGCACTGTCGGCGCGGCTCGTTCGATCTGGACGCCATGGTCACCAGCGTCATCGACCTGGAACGAATCAACGAGGGATTTGCTGCGATGCGCGGACCGTCTTCCATCCGCACTGTCGTCAGCTTCGCCGAAGGGATAGCCGCATGA
- a CDS encoding NAD(P)/FAD-dependent oxidoreductase, with protein MSEQLVVVGASVATTAFVERLRELGNSEPILVVDDDLDAPYDRPPLSKHYLTAGQQEDIAVDWSDLDVRLLPATATDVDVTEHVLRVRTADEALHDVLYGTLVIATGAVPIRLPVEPPGTTVLRSAADARRLREQTQDGQSVIVIGAGAIGVELASSLTARGSRVVLLDRAQGPLERLLAGHLTHEATQWLEQAGVECHWGVDITRISMNDTWRVELTGEQPLEADVLVSAVGARPAVAWLADSGLLVNGALLVDDSGRVVSESGSPAADVFAIGDVVTRRSADGSLSRTESWAAARQHGAQLAEDFCYAERQRAPLPYFWTEIAGRKVQIVGELHPAAPVSLEFENPDRQSALYRIGEDEQTAWIGINAQPRIAKLLMRP; from the coding sequence ATGAGCGAGCAACTGGTTGTCGTCGGTGCCTCGGTCGCGACGACGGCGTTCGTGGAGCGCTTACGTGAACTGGGCAATAGTGAACCGATCCTCGTCGTCGACGATGACCTCGATGCGCCCTACGACCGGCCGCCGCTGTCCAAGCACTATCTGACCGCGGGGCAGCAGGAGGATATCGCCGTTGACTGGAGCGACCTGGACGTGCGGCTACTGCCGGCGACGGCAACCGATGTCGACGTCACCGAGCATGTCCTCCGCGTGCGCACGGCTGACGAAGCGCTGCACGACGTGCTCTACGGCACGCTGGTGATCGCCACCGGTGCCGTACCCATCCGGTTGCCTGTCGAACCACCTGGAACGACCGTCCTGCGCAGTGCGGCGGATGCACGTCGGCTGCGTGAGCAGACCCAAGACGGTCAATCCGTGATCGTGATCGGAGCCGGCGCGATCGGAGTCGAGCTCGCTTCATCCCTGACAGCCCGTGGCTCTCGTGTGGTGCTGCTCGACCGCGCCCAGGGGCCACTGGAACGACTCCTCGCCGGCCACCTCACTCACGAGGCGACGCAGTGGCTGGAGCAAGCGGGCGTGGAATGCCACTGGGGCGTCGACATCACCCGAATCTCTATGAACGACACGTGGCGCGTCGAATTGACCGGCGAGCAACCCCTCGAAGCAGATGTGCTGGTCAGCGCTGTGGGAGCCCGGCCCGCCGTGGCATGGCTGGCCGACAGCGGACTGCTCGTCAACGGTGCTCTCCTCGTCGACGACAGCGGACGGGTCGTCAGCGAATCCGGGAGCCCAGCCGCTGACGTATTCGCTATCGGTGATGTCGTCACTCGCCGAAGCGCCGACGGTTCCCTCAGCCGCACCGAAAGCTGGGCGGCGGCCCGCCAGCACGGGGCGCAACTGGCCGAAGATTTCTGCTACGCCGAACGGCAACGTGCGCCGTTGCCCTACTTCTGGACCGAGATAGCCGGACGGAAAGTGCAGATCGTAGGCGAACTTCACCCCGCCGCGCCGGTCAGTCTGGAGTTCGAGAACCCCGATCGCCAGTCCGCCCTCTACCGGATCGGCGAAGACGAACAGACGGCATGGATCGGAATCAACGCACAGCCCCGCATAGCGAAACTTCTGATGCGACCATGA